TACTACACAAAAGGTGAAGAAGGGAGGTTAGCTTAGTGAGATACATTGAGTTTAACGGCACTAAAAGCGATAGTCTAGGTTTGTTACTAGAACGCGAGCGGTCTATTAAGTCAACGAGCAACGATGTCAATTTAATAGAAGTCGATGGTCGTGACGGTGTACTTATTAAAGACAACGAACGCTTAAAAGCGGTTGAGCAAGACTTTCCTTTTTCGCTGGTTGGTGACGTGACTGCCAATCAACAAAAAATAAGTGAATGGTTGCACGTCAAAGGTTGGCATGACTTAGCTTTGTCTTGGGACAAGGACTATATCTATCGGGCTAGTGTTGTCAATCTTTTTGAGATAGACGAGATTCTAAAACAATTCGGCAGACTGAAAATCAACTTCTTAATCCACCCTATCAAATACTTAAAAACGGGTAAGCAAGAGGTGTCTCTCGTTAATGGTAGTACTCTACAAAATCCCGGCAATGTTCAGGCTAAACCTATCTTAAAAATCAAAGGTATAGGCAATGGGGTTTTAACCATTAATGGCTTTAAGACAGGGCTGGAAAATGTGCAAGGAGAACTCGTCATAGATATGGAGAGGCATCTGGTCTATAAAGATGTCTTGTCGGCTTGGGATAATATCGTGCGGACAGAGCGCCACCGCATGCCGTTATTTGACGTTGGACAAAATAAAATCTCGTGGACTGGTAGCTTTACAATTACCGCAGTGCCAAACTGGGGGGTTAAAGTATGATACCAGTTTTGTATGAGTCTAAGGAAACCAAGTTTAGGACTTTTGGTCTCGGTGAGATTGCGGATGCTTATGAGGTTAAAGCCACTCGTGAGCGCAATGGTAATTACTCACTGTACATCAAATATCCGCTAGATGGTGTCTTTGCCTCAGTTTTTAAAGAGGAAATGAAGATTAAGTCTGACGCTGGTCGTAGAACCAAATGGCAGACTTTTGAGATTAATCGGGTACTACGAAATAGTAAAGACCACATCGAGATTTTTGCGCGTCATATCTCTATGCGCACACAGGATATTGCTTTAAAACCGTTTGTAAACGGTGCGAGCGTAGGAGCCGAATCAGCTTTAGAAATCTGGAAGAAAAACCTTGTCGGTGATGATACTTTTGATGTTAAAAGCGACATCTTAACGCTTGGCAGCTTTAACTGGGAAGCTGATAAAATCGGCAATGCCCGTGGTGCTCTAGGAGGTGTCGCTGGCTCTATCCTAGATGTTTACGGTGGTGAGTACGAGTTTGACAACCGTACAATCATCTTACGCAAGCAAATGGGGCGTAAAGCTCCCACGGTATTGGAGTATGGCCGTAATATCGTCAGCGTAGAGGAGGAGCGCTTGCTAGATGGCAATTACACCTCTATCTATCCTTACGTAAGATATACGCCACAACCAAAACCGCAAGAGGAAACCCCTGGTAAGCCGCATGTAGGCGAGCATAAACAACCCGAAGAACAGTTGGTGACGCTGCCCGAGTTTATCCTAGATGGTCAGTATCTCAGCTTATATGCTCAGCGCAGAATCCAAATGGTTGATTTATCAAGTCATTTTAACGATGACAAAAATAAAAAAGAGCCAACGATCGAAGAAATCCGAAAGCTGGCTCAGAAATACCTTAAGGATAATAACGTTGGTGCACCAAAAGTCAGCATTGAGGTTGATTATATTGACTTGTCACAAACGCTTGACTATCAAGATTTTAGAGTCATGGAAGAGGTTGAGCTTTGCGACATTGTACCACTTTATTATCCAAAGTTTGGCATCACAACTGAGTCTGAAAAAGTCGTTGAGATTGTCTATGACGTCTATACAGATAGCAATCACACTATCAAATTAGGTACGATTGGTCAATCAATCTCTAAAAGTTTGACTGGTGGTGTTTCTGAACGTATTAATGCGTTGGAAAATAATCAAAAGGTAATTACTAACAACCAAAAACAATTTGAACTCAATCTGCCTAAATACCTCAATGACATCAATGGTAAACGCGTTTGGTACGAAAAACCAGATGACAATATTGAGCACAAGATAGGTGATTACTGGTTCGAAAAAAATGGTAAGTATCAGCGCACTTGGATTTGGGATGGCCATCAATGGGTCAAGGTACTAGATACAGAGGATTTAAACCCTAACCAACGGGCCTTTGACGAGGCAATGGCTGAAATCGAAAAAGCCAAAAAAGCGCAAGAAGAAATCAACCAGCGCACTGACAAAGAACTCGATGAATTTCGTGAAACTCTCAAAAACCTAGCTTTGCCAGAGGAAGCCATCAAGAAAATAACCGAAACTATCAAAGTTGATGACATCCCATCAATTAAACAAAGCTTTGATGACCTAAAAAATAGAGTGAGTGAGACAAGCGAAGAATCTCGTTTAACTGCCGAAATTTTAGGGAATAACGGTAAGACCCGCTACAACAAAAACCTCTTGGTTGGCGACCCTAACCGTGTTAAAAAAATTGATGAGGATTTTATCGAGATAGAGGCCAATGACGGTGGTTTTAAACGCGGTGAGACATACACGATAAGCTTTAGTCAGACTTGTGAGCTGCTCCAAAAAGTGGCTGTCACGCTGACACAGGCTAACAACAAGGGAGTTAAGTTAGTGCTGACACCAACTAAAGCAAAAATGGAGTCGCAGACCTTTGACCTCACTAAAGATAAAGAGGTTATCAGTGTTTATCCGTTTAGCTACACAGTGCTTGTAACCAGCGACTGGTATAAATCTAAGCAGATAGATTTAAACGCGTCGGAGGTGAAGGAATTGGCTCTGGAGATGGATTATAAAGAGATTGCAGATGCCAAAGGTGCAACTATCACAGGGGCATGGTCAGACAGTCCACAAATTATATTAGACGGAGGTAAAAAATGAGTGAAAATATACCGCTGCGAGTCCAATTTAAGCGGATGACTGCTAGCGAGTGGGCTCGTAGTGATGTCATCTTACTGGAGAGTGAGATAGGCTTTGAGACAGACACAGGTTTTGCCAGAGCAGGTGATGGCCACAATCGATTTAGTGAACTTGGATACATTAGCCCACTCGATTACAATCTACTGACTAACAAACCAAATATCGATGAATTAGCGACAAAAGTCGAGACCGCTCAGAAACTACAACAAAAAGCAGATAAAGAGACCGTCTATACAAAAGCTGAATCGAAGCAAGAGCTTGACAAGAAATTAAATCTCAAAGGTGGCGTTATGACAGGTCAACTAAAATTTAAGCCAGCCGCCACTGTTGCTTATTCCTCGTCAACGGGTGGAGCGGTCAATATTGACTTGTCGTCTACCAGAGGTGCTGGTGTTGTTGTCTATTCTGACAATGATACCAGTGATGGGCCGTTAATGAGCTTGCGGACGGGTAAAGAGACCTTTAATCAATCGGCGCTTTTTGTCGATTATAAGGGGACAACAAATGCCGTTAATATTGCGATGCGTCAGCCAACCACCCCCAATTTTTCATCGGCGCTTAATATTACTAGCGGCAATGAAAATGGTAGTGCAATGCAGCTACGAGGGTCAGAAAAAGCGCTAGGAACGCTAAAAATTACTCATGAGAACCCAAGTATTGGAGCGGATTATGATAAAAATGCGGCAGCGTTATCCATTGATATTGTCAAAAAGACAAACGGTGCAGGAACAGCCGCTCAGGGAATCTACATTAACTCAACCTCAGGCACGACAGGGAAGTTGCTTAGGATTAGAAACCTTAGTGATGATAAGTTCTACGTCAAGTCTGACGGTGGTTTTTATGCCAAGGAAACTTCGCAGATTGATGGCAACCTGAAACTCAAGGACCCCACAGCGAATGATCATGCGGCAACTAAAGCTTATGTTGATAGTGAAGTCAAAAAATTAAAAGCACTCTTAATGGATAAGCAAGTGTAAAGAGGAGGAAATATGAGTAGAGATCCAACGTTGACATTAGACGAGTCAAATCTCGTTATTGGTAAGGATGGACGTGTGCATTACACATTTACCGCAGAGGACGACAACCCAAAAGTCAGACTAGCTAGCAAGTGTCTAGGCACAGCGCATTTTAATCAGCTCATGATTGAGCGAGGAGACCAAGCTACTAGCTATGTTGCGCCAGTAGTAGTTGAGGGTACAGGTAATCCGACTGGACTATTTAAAGACCTCAAAGAGATTAGCTTAGAGCTGACAGATACTGCTAATTCCCAGCTTTGGTCAAAAATTAAGCTGACTAACCGTGGTATGTTGCAGGAATACTACGACGGTAAGATCAAGACCGAGATAGTCAACTCCGCCAGAGGTGTCGCTACACGTATCAGCGAGGATACTGATAA
The genomic region above belongs to Streptococcus pyogenes and contains:
- a CDS encoding distal tail protein Dit, with the translated sequence MRYIEFNGTKSDSLGLLLERERSIKSTSNDVNLIEVDGRDGVLIKDNERLKAVEQDFPFSLVGDVTANQQKISEWLHVKGWHDLALSWDKDYIYRASVVNLFEIDEILKQFGRLKINFLIHPIKYLKTGKQEVSLVNGSTLQNPGNVQAKPILKIKGIGNGVLTINGFKTGLENVQGELVIDMERHLVYKDVLSAWDNIVRTERHRMPLFDVGQNKISWTGSFTITAVPNWGVKV
- a CDS encoding phage tail spike protein, whose amino-acid sequence is MIPVLYESKETKFRTFGLGEIADAYEVKATRERNGNYSLYIKYPLDGVFASVFKEEMKIKSDAGRRTKWQTFEINRVLRNSKDHIEIFARHISMRTQDIALKPFVNGASVGAESALEIWKKNLVGDDTFDVKSDILTLGSFNWEADKIGNARGALGGVAGSILDVYGGEYEFDNRTIILRKQMGRKAPTVLEYGRNIVSVEEERLLDGNYTSIYPYVRYTPQPKPQEETPGKPHVGEHKQPEEQLVTLPEFILDGQYLSLYAQRRIQMVDLSSHFNDDKNKKEPTIEEIRKLAQKYLKDNNVGAPKVSIEVDYIDLSQTLDYQDFRVMEEVELCDIVPLYYPKFGITTESEKVVEIVYDVYTDSNHTIKLGTIGQSISKSLTGGVSERINALENNQKVITNNQKQFELNLPKYLNDINGKRVWYEKPDDNIEHKIGDYWFEKNGKYQRTWIWDGHQWVKVLDTEDLNPNQRAFDEAMAEIEKAKKAQEEINQRTDKELDEFRETLKNLALPEEAIKKITETIKVDDIPSIKQSFDDLKNRVSETSEESRLTAEILGNNGKTRYNKNLLVGDPNRVKKIDEDFIEIEANDGGFKRGETYTISFSQTCELLQKVAVTLTQANNKGVKLVLTPTKAKMESQTFDLTKDKEVISVYPFSYTVLVTSDWYKSKQIDLNASEVKELALEMDYKEIADAKGATITGAWSDSPQIILDGGKK
- the hylP gene encoding hyaluronidase HylP, whose translation is MSENIPLRVQFKRMTASEWARSDVILLESEIGFETDTGFARAGDGHNRFSELGYISPLDYNLLTNKPNIDELATKVETAQKLQQKADKETVYTKAESKQELDKKLNLKGGVMTGQLKFKPAATVAYSSSTGGAVNIDLSSTRGAGVVVYSDNDTSDGPLMSLRTGKETFNQSALFVDYKGTTNAVNIAMRQPTTPNFSSALNITSGNENGSAMQLRGSEKALGTLKITHENPSIGADYDKNAAALSIDIVKKTNGAGTAAQGIYINSTSGTTGKLLRIRNLSDDKFYVKSDGGFYAKETSQIDGNLKLKDPTANDHAATKAYVDSEVKKLKALLMDKQV